DNA sequence from the Phoenix dactylifera cultivar Barhee BC4 chromosome 13, palm_55x_up_171113_PBpolish2nd_filt_p, whole genome shotgun sequence genome:
TACATCAATCCCGACTAGATTGTTGGCTAGTGAGGAGTCCTTACGATTCTTCATTAGATTGGGCTAGTAAGAATCTTTGAAAGCCTTactagatttttcttttcttttgtttgttttttgttCTTCCATTTCTAGTTGAGGATGCGAGTCCCCATTGCGCCGGGTGGCCCTTTGATgttgggggggtggggggtgcaGAAGGGCAGAGGCTATCGATGCACCACACATGCGCAAGAGCTAATCCAAGTCAATTCAAGCTGGCTAGACCAATTCAATCCCCTAATCAAATCGTAATCAAGCTTATTCTGGCTCAATCAGGTTATTATATTGTTTGCTTTCCTATAAATATGTGTTTCCTCAAATGAGAGTAGGATAGCAATCAGCTGCCTCTAGTGGATGGTAACCAGCTTCCAGAGGAATCATCTGGGAGCAGTGGGACTACTTTGAGGAAATGAGCCGCAAACTCTGATGAATTGGAGAGCCATCTCACAACCGTCAAAGAATTTTCCTCTAGAATGATGTGCGGGGTTCTCAAAATGTTTACGGGAATCCACCTGCAGCTATTAATAAATTCATAGAGTTTTAAATCACAATGTTTTCAAAAAAAGATGCCTACAATATGCAGTTAGTTGCTAAACTGCATGGCACATATATATTACGTAGATTGCATATGTAATTAGCATTTTAAATATTTGATagtaaataaaatataacatgcaTAAGAATTGCAGTAATGTTTAGTAATTAGTTTTTACTTCTCAAAACTTGATTATTAATAGAAATAATTATTGTATAATTAACATATCTATATTTTTGATATACTGGCTTGGCTTGAAAGTCACATGCAAACCAATAAGAGTATGCATATAAGTGGCCATATATATTTCCATAATTCTAAAAGGGTCACTTATATGGCCGCACAATAATAAGTAAACTGCATATGCAGCTGCTTAATGGTAATTCTTTTGTATATATATCTGCAACATACTAAGCAGGCTATTTTTCTGCTCATTTATAAGATATAAAGTTGCAGTCAGAAAAccgcatatacatacatatatatatatatatatatatatatatatatatatatatatatatatatatatatatagtcttATGCACCATATATTAAAATAGTAATCATATGACACGTAATTTGAAGctgatctcttttttttccttagtAAAAAACACATTGAGCGAGAAATAAATTGACTTTAAAACAGACGATTCCATAGCCAATTCccaattttgctcaactaatttatttttagACACTATCTCGCAGTCAGTAATTTCTATAGATTATTTTGGAATCATACCAATCTTAAGCGTGAAATATCCGTGGATTGCAAACCAACAATAGGAGCTATTGGTGGCGGTGGTGGTGATAATTCTATTGTTACTGTCCTTTTTTCCTTAATAACAAatcggctttttttttttgcggatAATAAATCTTTATCCCAAATCGATTTGTTGATAATGCTTAAATTCTGACGTAAATAATATCGCTTTCTGTGATAAACCATTGCTAACAAAGATTTAGATCTGCCGTTTTGTGATGAAGTGCTAAAGCTGCTCTTCATATTCTGATTAAAACTATATTTCCATCATCATCGGTCGAAGAGAAACAAAGTAAAACACAATAACTCCACTAGAACAGGTGGTTCTGTTTCGACTTCCTAGGATCTTTAAATCATAAAGCTTGGAACAGAGACCAGGTCAGGTTCAGGGCGCCCAATCAATGCCCTGAGACTCCCAGTGCGCCCCGAGTAGAGCATAACTCCCAAGCCATCATAAGGCAGCACAGTGATTTTGACTAAAATTCATTTGATTACAGAAAGTAGTTCACAACTCATTAACTCACGGCTTAAATTTTCAAAACGATACAAACAAGACATATAGACACGTTCATCACTCAGATATTACGGCAGTTACAGCAGAAAAGGGAATGCAGCAAAAAagtgcttaaaaaaaaagaggacacaTGTACAGTCATGCTGGTGGATACAAAGGAATCACAGATTCTGGGTAATCTGTCCTCCTTCCAGAAAGGGAGTAGTATGCAAGTATCTGAGCCGGACTCTCTACACCACCCCGCCTGTCTTCAAATTCATGAGAAGCGATACATTGTCTAGGGGGGATGAATTCTATGTTCCAGAAGGGGCGGGCCATGTCCATAAGGTCACTGCCAGTTGGTGATGCCTTGTATCCATGCACCCATAAGTATCTCAATGAAGGAAGCTGCAATACTGCTAGGGCCAAGGCACGCTCACTAAAGCAACAGCTCCTCAATTCCAGCTTCTGCAGGTTTGGGCAACCCCTTGAGAATTGCAGAAGTCCAAGATCAGATTCCCCAACATTACCCAGGAGCATATACCTGATATTACTACTGTTCTGGCCAATGTAACCAAGACCCATATCTGAAAGACCTCCAGGTCTCAGATAAAAACCAAACCTTCTAATCTTGGTGCAACCTCTCAACAAAGCACGAACCCCATTGTCAAGGGGTAACTCTGTTATCCTTTCTTCTCTATCAAGCAGGACAAGCCGAAAATCAGAGAGGTTTTTACTGAAAGTGCCAATAGATTCCAGAGCTGCATTAGTGATATCGGATACATATACCGCGAGGTATTCCAGTTCAAGGCAGCCCTGAGCTAGAGTTGACAGCCCTATCTGTGAAACTCTACCATGTTCATCCTCCAGGCCTTGTTCATCATCCCCTCGCTCTATTCTGAGCCTGCGTAGTTTCTTGCATGTCTGAGCAACAACTTCCAATCCTCGGTCTCCAATCACGTTTCTCACCTATTAAGCAAATTTAGAACAACCAAGAGACATGGAATCCAACTTGAAACAAGATTTAAAACAGGTGGAATGAAATGACAATGAAAGTTATTAAATATCGTACCTCAAGAATTTCGAGATTGGGACACCGCTGAATCAGCTGACAATGGTCTTCAGTGCTGAGGAAAGTATACTGCAGGTCTAGCTTCTTGAGTGAAGCGGCAAATGGAAATATTATGTGCATTTCATTCATCCCCATATAAAGGAGTCCCAAGCAGCATAGCCTGGGAGGAAAGCGAACCCTCTCGTACCTGTTGATTTCTCCAGCTTGATCATTAAATGAGCCCCCACCGAATTCTTCAAGTGCTGTTGCTGTGCGGAAAAAACCAACTAGATCAGAGACATCACAGTCACTGATCTTCAGAGAAATCAATGACCGGCAGTTCCTGGCTAGTAGCTCAAGGTCTTGCGGCGAGATTCTAAGCTCCGTCATATAGAAATTCAAAGTCTCAAGCACGGAATTATTGACAGCAAGCTCATGAAGCCATTCACCATCATTCTCAGTAACAGAGCTTTCTTCCAAAAATAAGGTTCTAAGGCATCTGCAGACAGACAATGATAAACATAACTAGGTTATGGCACGAATAATGACAGAACAAGCATTGGACAATCATCAAACATCTCCTAGAGATGTAACACAATGGAACACTTTACACAATGCTGATACAGATTCACAATAAAAAACACCATGCAATGATCAGATCTCCCGCATGTAAATTAAGGAAACATGCCCAAAGGTATCCTTCATTTGATTGATAGTTTTACAACAACTAACAACCAGAAAGATAGGTCAAAAATCACAGTTACTGCTGAAACCCATGGTTTGGTATGTTTGTTAGTTTTGTCATGCTTTTACAGTTTTACCTAAATGGTCAATAAACTGTTTGCATAAACATAACTAAAACCAATAAAGCATTTCACATCTTATTTGGTGCAGCTTTTTGAGTCCTTTTCCTTTTACCCTTCCCTAGATTCAACAGCTAAGAACATTAGAAGTCATTTCTCAGACTCCCCATCAAGGTTTCCTAAGGAACCCTTCCATATCAGGACCACCTAGTCTCTATTGTATACAGACATAACAGCCCAGTTGGTCTTCACTTTACCATCTAACAATGTGTTCAAAGATCCTTAAATACACCAACAGAATAAGCCGAAAGCTAAAAGGGGACGTTTTCGATGGAGGAGCAGGAATATAAATCAGCTGTGATCAGAGGGTTGGGGATGCATGTTCTTGTTAAAGTTGCAGACCTACAAATAGCATAACCTATTAGACCTTAACTGAAATCTGTTCTATCTGATAAAGTATGAAACATGCAACCCACCAATTCCGccacaatattttcttttctctcgcGCTTCATAGTTAAGGCTTAATGTTTTTCTCATTAAGCATATAACTGAGAATTGAAAAATCATGACTAAGAACTAAAAAAGGCTGTCTATGGCTGAGAGAGCTACtgaataaaaagaagaatcaaTAATTTGCTATAAAGGGCAGAACAGATCTTGCAGATTTCTATGATGGAACTCTTCATTAAATCTGCTTTTCACATGCTCCaggaaataattaatttaacaGGCCAAACTACTCACTATTCTTACACTGATTGAATTTAGTGACAAGCACAGTtagacaaggaaaaaaaaataacagtaACTCATGCCAGTATAACCTGAGaggagaaataaaataaaataaaacaaaaaaaaactctatcaGTGTCAAACATAGATCATTCATCATGATTCAAGGCCATGTTCATCAGCATACCACACCCACTCCCACCACCCTGGAGCAGGATGCATCAACTATCATCTCTCAAATCAGCACAGCACACCAAGTAATAGGAATATATAAGAGAAAACATCAACTCCCCTAAAAGGGACAAGGCTAAATAACATCTTTTCCAAATCCTCAGTATTATGGCAGCCTGTAAACTGTAAAAGGCCCTTAACAGAACAAGATGCAGTTGTTTAAAACCTTAATAGGCCACATAGTTGAAGCTTCTCAAGGGTTCTTCAATTGTGTCATGCAACTATTTCATTCCCTTGAAGCAACTTGAAGAGGTCTTTTGCAAGTTCTGAATATAAGAAAGATGTCCGCATTGCAACCAAAAGCATTCGGAAAGAGTAAGATGTAACAGGTGCTTCTGAAACAAAATGATGCATGTGAAAATACACCTATTAAGAATAAAAGTGAACGTCCTTCACATGGTAGCttcaaggaaaggaaaaaaaaaaagaagttactTGGCAGGAGCAGAGTCAACTTGATCATCAGATTCACTTGCTCTATAAGTCTTAGCAATTTGAATCAAATGACCACTTTCTTCAGCCATTGCATAATGTAGCTTGACTCAGATAAAATTATAGCAAAGCTTGGCAATATTGATTGCTATTGCATCACCGAGTTTCATCTCCAGCAGCATATTGAAAATTTCATAATACACAACCAATTGGATCACGAAGCTATATAAAATGCAAACAGCATTAAAAGCCACCAGAAGCCACCATAGCAATTCTATTAATTTCTGTTATATCCAGAGGGACTGAAAAGCTCCATCTAGTCTTGGCCAAGAAAATGTCAATCAGCTAGAATTCACTGCCAGAACACACTTGACTCAGAGTAGTCTAGATCAAACTACCCAATCCAGTCAGTCTTTCGAAcaacataatttttaaatataaacctCAGAAATTATTATATAAGAGATTAGCCATATCTATAGGCTGCCTTTACCAAGATTTACTCCCTCCACAGGGAATCATATTCATAATAAACAAGTGCTGCAAATTTTACTCTTGTGAAAAAAAGCTGAAGGCACATAAATTGTATACTGAGGCAGAAGAACATAGAATAGCATCAGAGAACGAAGGCAGCAATTTTGGCCCAGCAACATAAACTACACCACCACAGCTCTATAATCATGGTCTAGAGTCCATGGTGAGCTCAAGAATAAAAGAGTAAAGTACTAAACATTTTCATGTGATGCTACCTTACAATTCTACCTGAAGAAACTACTCTTCACCTTGAAGTTTTTAGTATGGTTTCTATAACCTTGACTACCTAGGCTAATGTACCCTCTACTCATTCTGAACATAATCTGTAAGCATGAATGCCTGGTAAGTGTAATAAGGCTTTTCCTTCAATATTAAGCTACATATAAGTTTATGACTGTCCTGTCATGGCTACGAAgaaccttaaaaaaaaaaggctgctTAAATCTAAGAGAACTATTACAAAAGAATAAATTGCCGATAAAGACATTGTGGAATTCAAGAATGAAGTCCACCTTCCCATATAAGCAGCTTATATTCAGGAAACAGATATAACAGGCTAAGCAATATGCCACCATTATCACACTTGGTGAAATTAATAATAATCGAAGGATTGAAGGTGGAGAGCATTAATCAAGTGAATACAACCCTGGATAAACAAGCATCTCAATCAATGTCAAAAAAGGCATATTACAACGTCAATAGTATATTTATCATGATTTGAGGTGTCCAAGAGCATGATGGAGATGTCTTAGCATGGGACAAACTAATAAAAAGTAATGGGCATATGCACAAACTAAGAAAAAAGGTTATATAAAAGCTATTACCATGTATTCGGTACAATATAAAGTACCACCTTGGACATCGAAAGGCAATACAAGTAAGATTGATTAGGCATGTTTATAGGCAgctttgaccatgataaaatcTCTCTTTAgataaccatatttattttacacAACAGCAGAATGCCAGAAATTCGAATAATATATAAGATCATGATAGGCTAAGAAAGCATAGATTCATTTATCGAAAGTGTAAGAAAGAAAACCAGAAAAGCATCAGAGCAAAATGACAACATTATGTAGACCAGAATTATGATAAGCTCTGGAGTCCCTGGTGAACTCAagaacaaaatttttaaaaagacaAAATGATTGATCTAAGATCTCAAGAGTCCTATCTTAAAAGCCCCAATCCCAATTGCCAGATACCTATAACAATCGAGTGAGCATATATGCAGCCTTCTGTCGCAAAAGACGTGAAAATATATTAGAAGCAGGAAATTAAGCGCAAGAGCAAATAGACTATATACGTGCTCTAGCATCACATATGGCTACATCATTCAGTGGACAATGTACAGAGACAAGAGACGAGCACAATAAATTTAAACAATTCAAGATACCACCACCAGATAACAGGTAAgagcggaaaaaaaaaatccaatcgaCTCAAATGAGTACCTGCAAAGAAACATATAATTTATCAACAAAAGAAGATCAAGAAAATACTAGGGGGCAAAAAAACGTAATCGGTGAAGGGAAATCTGATGATGAAGCGGAAGCAGGAGTACCTGCAAGAGCGGGCAACAAGCAAGAGGCCATCGGTGGAGAACCCCGAGCACTTATCGAGCTTGAGCGCCTGGAGCATGTGGCCCCTGGCCTTGACCAGGACACCGATATCGGCGTCTTTCACGATCATCCGGCGGAAGTGGAGGGCCTTAAGGCAGTTGAAAGTGTCGGCGATCTCGCCGACCCAGGGGCCGGCGTAGCCGCCCCAGTCTTCGGGTGTGAGATTGAACATGGCCGCCCGGGGCTTGCCCTTGATCTTGAGGGACTCGAGGCGGGGGAAGCGCCGCCGGAGCCGGCCGGGGCTGGTGGAGTAGCAGATGGCGATGGTGATGTGCTTGCGGCTGATGGCGTCGATGTGGTACCACTTCTTGCACACCAGGGAGACGGCCTCCCGGTCGCGGGGGTCGTCGATGTACCCCATCACGCACTCCAGCGCCACGTCCGATATCCCGAAGCTCATGACCCGATTCATGCGCCACTGCTCCATCACCGATGCGATCTCGGAGAGGCGACGGCTTCTTCGACTCGCTCTACCAGCAGAGCAGAGCAGGGTTGAGCTGCGAGGGTTTTCTTTTGAAGGAAGAGCTGCCCTAGCAGAGCTCTAGAATAGAGATCCCAGGAAGAAAGAACTTGCACAAGATCTGGCAACagctacggagagagagagagggaaggagagagagagagagagagagcgagagagagagcgagcgagagagagagagagccagaTCCGAGTATAAAACCGCCATGGCCGAAATCGGCACCGAGTGGAGCAGAGAAAAAGTAATAAGGCTAAACAAAGGACgaaaaggagagatggagaaagAGGAATGACTATTGACTCGGGCGGCTACTCCAGATCAAGAAGAACAGGAAGCTTCTAGACGGCCGGCGGGGCCGATACCAGAGCCGGCGCCAATGGTCGTCGGACGAGATCCGGAGACTCCGCCAAGGATGGGATCGAATTGGAGACGTCCATCGAGTGCCGCAGCAGGTCTTCTCGGAACAGAAAAGGCATCAGCCCCAATTTTAGTGGCCCTTTGCCCTTTCCACTGACTCATCAGTGGGCTAGGGAGGAACAAAAAGCATATGGAGCGGCTACCGGAGGAGCAAGCATAGGGCCGGACTTCCTATTTTGCAACGCCAGTGGCCGTC
Encoded proteins:
- the LOC103723578 gene encoding coronatine-insensitive protein homolog 1a-like — translated: MEQWRMNRVMSFGISDVALECVMGYIDDPRDREAVSLVCKKWYHIDAISRKHITIAICYSTSPGRLRRRFPRLESLKIKGKPRAAMFNLTPEDWGGYAGPWVGEIADTFNCLKALHFRRMIVKDADIGVLVKARGHMLQALKLDKCSGFSTDGLLLVARSCRCLRTLFLEESSVTENDGEWLHELAVNNSVLETLNFYMTELRISPQDLELLARNCRSLISLKISDCDVSDLVGFFRTATALEEFGGGSFNDQAGEINRYERVRFPPRLCCLGLLYMGMNEMHIIFPFAASLKKLDLQYTFLSTEDHCQLIQRCPNLEILEVRNVIGDRGLEVVAQTCKKLRRLRIERGDDEQGLEDEHGRVSQIGLSTLAQGCLELEYLAVYVSDITNAALESIGTFSKNLSDFRLVLLDREERITELPLDNGVRALLRGCTKIRRFGFYLRPGGLSDMGLGYIGQNSSNIRYMLLGNVGESDLGLLQFSRGCPNLQKLELRSCCFSERALALAVLQLPSLRYLWVHGYKASPTGSDLMDMARPFWNIEFIPPRQCIASHEFEDRRGGVESPAQILAYYSLSGRRTDYPESVIPLYPPA